A genomic segment from Sulfitobacter mediterraneus encodes:
- the xdhB gene encoding xanthine dehydrogenase molybdopterin binding subunit, whose amino-acid sequence MSVAKPLPHDAARLHVTGAARYVDDIPTPQGTLHLAFGLSTVAAGRITAMDLSAVADAPGVVRVLTADDLAHDCDVSPSNHDEPLLAEGTVHYVGQPIFLVIATSHLAARKAAKLGRIEIAEDTPILTIEAALAADARFEDGPRIYQKGEPDAALEDAPLRLSGRIEMGGQEHFYLEGQAALALPQDNGDMVVHSSTQHPTEIQHKVAHAIGQPMHAVRVETRRMGGGFGGKESQGNALAVACAVAAMETGRCCKMRYDRDDDMIITGKRHDFRIDYTLGHDADGRIRAIEFTHYTRCGWAMDLSLPVADRAMLHADNAYHLEHVRITSHRLRTNTQSATAYRGFGGPQGVLGIEKVMDHLAQVLGLDPLAVRRANYYADSRQEASAGVPIDGRDVPDGAGDLASRGAPQASMDVPAPQSEAQTTPYHQPVTDCIINALTDRLAHSADYAARRAAIAAWNDDQPVLKRGIAITPVKFGISFTLTHLNQAGALVHVYQDGSIHLNHGGTEMGQGLFQKIAQVAASRFGVPLEAVKITATDTGKVPNTSATAASSGSDLNGMAVQNACDTIRSRIAAHLAERYGCDAGDVIFEGGMVQAGAERISFAAAAASAYENRISLSSTGFYKTPDIEWDRIAGRGRPFFYFAYGAACTEVVIDTLTGENRILRTDILHDAGASLNPALDIGQVEGGYVQGAGWLTTEELVWDDKGSLRTHAPSTYKIPACSDRPDVFNVALWDEPNPAQTIYRSKAVGEPPFMLGISAFMALSDAVSACGPAYGDLQAPATAEGVLRAIQKARG is encoded by the coding sequence ATGAGTGTTGCCAAGCCCCTGCCCCATGACGCCGCCCGCCTGCATGTGACGGGCGCAGCGCGATATGTCGATGACATTCCCACGCCGCAGGGCACATTGCATCTGGCCTTTGGCCTCAGCACTGTCGCGGCGGGCAGGATCACCGCGATGGACCTCAGCGCCGTGGCAGACGCGCCCGGTGTGGTGCGGGTTTTGACGGCGGACGATCTGGCGCATGATTGCGATGTCTCCCCCTCCAACCATGATGAGCCGCTGTTGGCGGAAGGCACCGTGCATTATGTCGGGCAGCCGATCTTTCTGGTCATTGCCACCTCGCATCTGGCGGCCCGCAAGGCGGCCAAGCTGGGCCGGATCGAGATTGCCGAAGACACGCCCATTCTCACCATCGAAGCGGCGCTGGCCGCCGATGCGCGGTTTGAAGACGGGCCGCGTATCTATCAAAAGGGTGAACCGGATGCCGCGCTGGAGGATGCACCGCTGCGCCTGAGCGGCCGCATCGAGATGGGCGGGCAGGAACATTTCTATCTGGAGGGACAGGCCGCATTGGCCTTGCCGCAGGACAATGGCGACATGGTGGTGCACAGCTCCACCCAGCACCCAACGGAGATCCAGCACAAGGTGGCCCATGCCATCGGCCAGCCCATGCATGCGGTGCGGGTGGAAACCCGCCGGATGGGCGGCGGCTTTGGCGGCAAGGAAAGCCAGGGCAACGCGCTGGCGGTGGCCTGCGCGGTGGCGGCGATGGAGACCGGGCGCTGCTGCAAGATGCGCTATGACCGCGATGACGATATGATCATCACCGGCAAACGCCATGATTTCCGCATTGATTATACCTTGGGCCATGACGCCGATGGGCGCATTCGGGCGATTGAGTTTACCCATTACACCCGCTGTGGCTGGGCGATGGATCTGAGCCTGCCGGTGGCGGACCGCGCGATGCTGCACGCCGACAACGCCTATCATCTGGAGCATGTGCGCATCACCTCGCACCGGCTGCGCACCAACACGCAATCGGCCACGGCCTATCGCGGCTTTGGTGGGCCGCAGGGGGTGCTGGGCATTGAAAAGGTCATGGATCATCTGGCGCAAGTGCTGGGCCTTGATCCTTTGGCGGTGCGGCGGGCGAATTATTATGCCGACAGCCGGCAAGAGGCATCCGCGGGTGTGCCGATAGACGGGCGTGACGTGCCGGACGGTGCGGGCGATCTGGCCTCGCGCGGGGCGCCGCAGGCATCAATGGACGTGCCTGCCCCGCAAAGCGAGGCCCAGACCACGCCCTATCATCAGCCGGTTACGGATTGCATCATCAACGCCCTCACCGACCGGCTTGCCCACAGTGCCGATTACGCCGCCCGCCGCGCCGCGATTGCGGCATGGAATGACGATCAACCCGTGTTGAAACGTGGCATCGCCATAACGCCGGTGAAGTTTGGCATTTCATTTACGCTGACCCATCTCAACCAAGCGGGCGCATTGGTGCATGTCTATCAGGACGGATCGATCCACCTGAACCATGGTGGCACCGAGATGGGCCAAGGGCTGTTTCAGAAGATCGCGCAGGTGGCAGCCAGCCGGTTTGGCGTGCCGTTGGAAGCGGTCAAGATCACCGCGACGGACACGGGCAAGGTGCCTAACACCTCGGCCACGGCGGCCTCGTCGGGATCGGACTTGAACGGGATGGCGGTGCAGAACGCTTGCGATACCATTCGAAGCAGGATCGCCGCGCATCTGGCGGAGCGGTATGGCTGCGACGCGGGTGACGTCATATTTGAGGGTGGCATGGTACAGGCAGGTGCAGAACGTATCAGCTTTGCCGCCGCTGCGGCCTCGGCCTATGAAAACCGGATCAGCCTGTCCTCGACCGGATTTTACAAAACGCCGGATATCGAATGGGACCGGATCGCTGGGCGCGGCAGGCCGTTTTTCTATTTCGCCTATGGTGCGGCTTGTACGGAGGTGGTGATTGACACGCTGACCGGCGAGAACCGGATTTTGCGCACCGACATCCTGCATGATGCTGGGGCGTCCTTGAACCCCGCGCTTGATATCGGGCAGGTCGAGGGCGGCTATGTGCAGGGCGCGGGCTGGCTGACCACCGAGGAATTGGTTTGGGACGACAAGGGCAGCCTGCGGACCCATGCGCCATCGACCTACAAGATCCCGGCCTGTTCGGACCGGCCCGATGTGTTCAACGTGGCACTTTGGGATGAGCCGAACCCGGCACAGACGATTTACCGGTCCAAGGCGGTGGGCGAGCCGCCGTTCATGTTGGGCATTTCGGCCTTTATGGCGCTCAGCGATGCTGTATCGGCTTGCGGTCCCGCCTATGGCGATCTGCAAGCGCCTGCGACCGCTGAAGGGGTGTTGCGGGCCATTCAGAAGGCGCGCGGTTGA
- the xdhA gene encoding xanthine dehydrogenase small subunit produces MDITFLLNEEVVSLTGVSPTTTLLDWLREARGLTGTKEGCNEGDCGACTVMITDEDGSRALNGCILFMPQINGKRVTTIEGLAAPDGSLHPAQEAMVAHHGSQCGFCTPGFVVSMATAHLNGARDHDVQLAGNLCRCTGYAPIIRAAEATEGTPVPVHLRNLRSGLPAAVEAADVLAANVAQPASADELASWYDAHPDATLVAGATDVGLWVTKQFRDLGDVAFLGRCADLRGVEDGSDTIRFGAMTTMTDVEAAIEPYHPSFAAMIRRYGSVQVRNAATIGGNIANGSPIGDGPPALIALGARLHLRKGDARREIALEDFFIAYGKQDRAPGEFVEAVSVPKQDDTLRCYKLSKRFDQDISAVCGCLSVVREGDTITAARLAYGGMAGIPKRAAAAEAAMIGQPFSDATIRAAMAAMADDFTPLSDMRASADYRLQTAQNMLLRYLHEMQGHQTNVQEVSA; encoded by the coding sequence ATGGACATCACTTTTCTTCTCAACGAAGAGGTTGTGTCGCTCACTGGCGTATCTCCGACGACAACATTGCTGGACTGGCTGCGCGAGGCGCGTGGGCTGACCGGCACCAAGGAAGGCTGCAACGAGGGCGATTGCGGGGCTTGCACGGTGATGATCACCGATGAGGATGGAAGCCGCGCGTTGAACGGCTGCATCCTGTTTATGCCGCAGATCAACGGCAAGCGGGTGACAACGATCGAAGGTCTGGCCGCGCCGGACGGAAGCCTGCACCCCGCACAAGAGGCCATGGTCGCGCATCACGGCAGCCAATGCGGATTTTGCACGCCGGGGTTTGTGGTGTCGATGGCCACGGCACATCTGAACGGTGCGCGGGATCATGATGTGCAACTGGCGGGGAACCTTTGTCGCTGCACCGGTTATGCGCCGATCATTCGGGCCGCCGAGGCGACCGAAGGCACGCCAGTGCCGGTGCATCTGCGCAATTTGCGAAGCGGCTTACCCGCGGCGGTGGAGGCGGCGGATGTGCTGGCCGCAAATGTGGCGCAACCTGCCAGCGCGGATGAATTGGCAAGCTGGTACGATGCGCATCCCGATGCGACGCTGGTGGCGGGGGCCACGGATGTGGGGCTTTGGGTAACAAAACAGTTCCGCGATCTGGGCGATGTGGCCTTTCTGGGCCGCTGCGCCGATCTGCGCGGGGTTGAGGACGGGTCGGACACAATCCGCTTTGGCGCGATGACCACGATGACCGATGTTGAGGCGGCGATTGAACCCTATCACCCCAGCTTTGCCGCGATGATCCGGCGGTACGGGTCGGTGCAGGTGCGCAATGCCGCGACGATAGGTGGCAACATTGCCAACGGATCGCCCATCGGGGATGGCCCGCCCGCCCTGATCGCGCTGGGCGCACGGCTGCATCTGCGCAAGGGCGATGCGCGGCGCGAGATCGCGCTGGAAGATTTCTTTATCGCCTATGGCAAGCAGGACCGCGCGCCGGGCGAATTTGTCGAGGCGGTGAGCGTGCCGAAACAGGATGATACCTTGCGCTGTTACAAGCTGTCGAAACGGTTTGATCAGGATATCTCTGCAGTGTGCGGCTGTTTGTCGGTGGTCCGCGAGGGTGACACCATCACCGCGGCGCGGTTGGCCTATGGGGGGATGGCGGGCATTCCCAAGCGGGCAGCGGCGGCAGAGGCGGCGATGATCGGGCAGCCCTTCAGCGACGCCACCATCCGGGCCGCAATGGCCGCGATGGCGGATGATTTCACCCCCCTGTCAGACATGCGGGCCAGTGCAGATTATCGACTGCAAACAGCGCAGAACATGCTGTTGCGGTATCTGCATGAGATGCAGGGCCATCAAACCAACGTGCAGGAGGTTTCAGCATGA
- the dnaE gene encoding DNA polymerase III subunit alpha encodes MTDTPRFIHLRTHSEYSLLEGALRLKKLPGMCRDMGMPAMALTDTNNMFAALEYSVAMAGAGVQPIIGCQVDLAYVQVQPGERPRDPAPVVLLAQTETGYENLMKLNSCLYIDKGGALPEVTLDELETFSADVICLTGGADGPVGQLLQGGQRPAAEALMTRLHGAFGNRLYVELQRHPGEDGLPENERLTERGFVEMAYDMDIPLVATNDVYFPDPKMYEAHDALICISEGAYVDQQDPRRRLTAQHYFKTPSEMVTLFADLPEALANTVEIAKRCAFMAYRRAPILPKFADDEIEELKRQSHEGLKARLAVIPHATSVEEYEKRLDFELGIIEGMGFPGYFLIVADFIKWAKDHDIPVGPGRGSGAGSLVAYALTITDLDPLRYQLLFERFLNPERVSMPDFDIDFCMDRREEVIRYVQEKYGRDKVGQIITFGALLSKAAVRDIGRVLQMPYGQVDRLSKMIPVEGVKPVSIEKALADEPRLREEAKNEEVVARLLEYGQQVEGLLRNASTHAAGVVIGDRPLDALVPLYQDPRSDMPATQFNMKWVEQAGLVKFDFLGLKTLTVIQNAVDQIKASGRHLHIAADGSELFEPPEGLIDDIATIPLDDEASYKLYASAKTVAVFQVESSGMMDALKRMKPTCIEDIVALVALYRPGPMENIPTYCEVKNGKRERESVHPSIDHILEETQGIIVYQEQVMQIAQVMAGYSLGGADLLRRAMGKKIAEEMAKERPKFEKGAMENGVDKKKAAEVFDLLEKFANYGFNKSHAAAYAVVSYQTAWLKANHPVEFMAGVMNCDIHLTDKLAINFEEVRKRLELPWVPPCVNRSDATFKVVDGALVYALGALKNVGVEAMKLITDGRTVDGVDKPFATLFDLARRVDLKRVGKRPLEMLARSGAFDQLDPNRRRVFQALDPLVNYSAAIHEQKASNQVSLFGEAGDDLPEPRMLPCDDWLPAERLTEEFKAVGFYLSGHPLDDYMGPLKRKGVMTLDEVTAKAEGGALVAKIAGVVAGRQERKSARGNRFAFAQLSDTTGGYEVTLFSDTLEAAREHLETGSKVVVTVEATMESDQLKLLGRSVTPIDAAVADAGSMGLRVFIDEPAAIAAVAGVLEGAPQAIRGRGPVQLCLMDPSLPGEVEVDLGREYPVTPQIKGAIRSLGGVLEVQEI; translated from the coding sequence ATGACCGACACACCCCGATTCATTCACCTGCGCACCCATTCCGAATATTCCCTGCTCGAAGGGGCGCTGCGGCTGAAAAAGCTGCCCGGCATGTGCCGCGATATGGGCATGCCCGCGATGGCCCTCACAGACACCAACAACATGTTCGCGGCGCTGGAATATTCCGTTGCCATGGCCGGTGCGGGTGTGCAGCCGATCATCGGCTGTCAGGTCGATCTGGCCTATGTACAGGTGCAACCGGGCGAGCGGCCCCGCGATCCCGCGCCTGTGGTTCTTCTGGCCCAGACCGAGACGGGTTACGAGAACCTGATGAAGCTGAACTCCTGTCTCTACATCGACAAGGGCGGTGCGCTCCCCGAGGTGACGCTGGACGAGTTGGAGACATTCAGCGCCGATGTGATCTGCCTCACGGGGGGGGCGGATGGCCCGGTGGGTCAACTGCTGCAAGGCGGCCAACGCCCTGCCGCCGAAGCGCTGATGACGCGCCTGCACGGCGCTTTTGGCAACCGGCTGTATGTCGAGTTGCAGCGCCATCCGGGAGAGGACGGCCTGCCCGAAAACGAGCGCCTGACCGAACGCGGCTTTGTCGAGATGGCCTATGACATGGACATTCCGCTGGTCGCCACCAACGATGTCTATTTCCCCGACCCCAAGATGTACGAGGCGCACGACGCCCTGATCTGTATTTCCGAAGGGGCTTATGTGGATCAGCAAGATCCGCGCCGCCGCCTGACCGCGCAGCATTACTTCAAAACGCCCTCCGAAATGGTGACGCTCTTTGCCGATCTGCCCGAGGCACTGGCCAATACGGTCGAAATCGCAAAACGCTGCGCCTTCATGGCCTATCGCCGGGCGCCGATCCTGCCCAAATTTGCCGATGACGAGATCGAAGAGCTCAAGCGCCAGTCCCACGAAGGGCTCAAGGCGCGGCTGGCCGTCATCCCCCATGCCACCAGTGTCGAGGAATATGAAAAACGCCTCGATTTTGAGCTGGGCATCATCGAGGGCATGGGCTTTCCCGGCTATTTCCTGATCGTTGCGGATTTTATCAAATGGGCCAAGGATCACGACATTCCGGTGGGGCCGGGGCGCGGCTCTGGTGCGGGCTCGCTGGTGGCCTATGCCCTGACCATCACGGATCTGGATCCGCTGCGCTATCAACTGCTGTTTGAACGGTTTCTCAATCCCGAACGGGTTTCGATGCCCGACTTCGATATCGACTTCTGCATGGACCGCCGCGAAGAGGTGATCCGCTACGTGCAGGAGAAATATGGCCGCGACAAGGTGGGCCAGATCATCACATTCGGTGCCCTCCTGTCCAAGGCAGCGGTGCGCGATATCGGGCGGGTGCTGCAAATGCCATATGGGCAGGTCGACCGCCTGTCCAAAATGATCCCGGTGGAGGGGGTCAAACCGGTCTCCATCGAAAAGGCACTGGCGGATGAGCCGCGCCTGCGCGAAGAGGCCAAGAACGAAGAGGTCGTCGCGCGGCTGCTTGAATATGGCCAACAGGTCGAAGGGCTGCTGCGCAACGCCTCGACCCATGCCGCCGGTGTGGTGATCGGGGACCGCCCCTTGGATGCGCTTGTCCCGCTTTACCAGGATCCGCGCTCTGATATGCCCGCAACCCAGTTCAACATGAAATGGGTGGAACAGGCCGGATTGGTCAAGTTCGACTTTCTTGGCCTGAAAACCCTGACCGTGATCCAGAACGCGGTGGATCAGATCAAAGCCTCCGGTCGGCATCTGCACATCGCGGCGGATGGCTCCGAATTGTTTGAGCCGCCCGAGGGGTTGATCGACGACATCGCCACCATCCCGCTGGATGACGAGGCGTCCTACAAACTCTACGCCAGCGCCAAAACCGTGGCCGTGTTCCAGGTGGAAAGCTCGGGGATGATGGATGCGCTCAAGCGGATGAAACCCACCTGCATTGAGGACATCGTGGCGCTGGTGGCACTCTACCGTCCCGGCCCGATGGAGAACATCCCAACCTATTGCGAGGTCAAGAACGGCAAGCGCGAGCGCGAATCCGTGCACCCTTCCATTGATCACATCCTGGAGGAAACCCAAGGCATCATCGTTTATCAGGAACAGGTGATGCAGATTGCGCAAGTCATGGCGGGCTATTCTCTTGGCGGTGCGGACCTGCTGCGCCGCGCGATGGGCAAAAAGATCGCCGAAGAGATGGCCAAGGAACGCCCCAAGTTCGAAAAGGGCGCGATGGAAAACGGCGTGGACAAGAAAAAAGCCGCCGAGGTTTTCGATCTTCTGGAAAAATTCGCCAACTACGGTTTCAACAAATCCCACGCTGCCGCCTATGCGGTGGTCAGCTATCAAACCGCTTGGCTCAAGGCCAATCACCCGGTCGAGTTTATGGCCGGTGTGATGAACTGCGATATCCACCTCACCGACAAACTGGCGATCAATTTCGAAGAGGTGCGCAAACGGCTCGAACTGCCTTGGGTGCCGCCCTGCGTGAACCGCTCCGATGCGACGTTCAAAGTGGTGGACGGGGCGCTGGTCTATGCGCTGGGCGCGTTGAAAAACGTCGGTGTCGAGGCGATGAAACTGATCACCGATGGCCGAACTGTCGACGGCGTGGACAAACCCTTTGCCACGCTCTTTGATCTCGCCCGCCGGGTTGACCTCAAACGGGTGGGCAAACGCCCGCTGGAAATGCTCGCTCGCTCCGGTGCCTTTGACCAGCTTGACCCAAACCGCCGCCGCGTGTTTCAGGCGCTTGATCCGCTGGTCAATTACTCCGCCGCGATCCATGAACAAAAAGCCTCCAATCAGGTCTCGCTGTTCGGGGAGGCGGGTGATGACCTGCCAGAACCGCGGATGCTGCCCTGCGACGATTGGCTGCCCGCCGAACGCCTGACCGAAGAGTTCAAGGCCGTGGGGTTCTACCTCTCCGGCCACCCGCTTGATGACTACATGGGCCCGCTGAAACGCAAGGGCGTGATGACATTGGACGAGGTCACCGCCAAGGCCGAAGGCGGCGCATTGGTCGCCAAGATCGCGGGCGTTGTCGCCGGACGGCAGGAACGCAAATCCGCCCGCGGCAACCGCTTTGCCTTTGCACAATTGTCCGACACCACGGGCGGTTACGAGGTCACGCTGTTCTCCGACACGCTTGAGGCCGCCCGCGAACACCTTGAAACCGGATCAAAAGTTGTGGTCACGGTCGAGGCCACGATGGAAAGTGACCAACTCAAGCTGTTGGGCCGGTCCGTCACCCCGATCGACGCCGCCGTTGCCGATGCCGGCAGCATGGGCCTGCGGGTTTTCATCGACGAACCTGCCGCCATCGCCGCCGTGGCAGGCGTGCTCGAAGGGGCACCCCAGGCGATACGCGGGCGTGGGCCGGTGCAACTGTGCCTGATGGACCCCAGCCTGCCCGGCGAGGTCGAGGTGGATCTGGGCCGCGAGTATCCGGTCACACCCCAGATTAAGGGCGCGATCCGGTCCTTGGGCGGGGTTCTTGAAGTGCAGGAAATCTAG
- a CDS encoding SlyX family protein → MEKLEEQIAHLTRMVDDLSEIVARQEGEITTLNRRVHMLMQREGEREASGGGAVVIGDERPPHY, encoded by the coding sequence ATGGAAAAGCTGGAAGAACAGATCGCGCATCTGACACGGATGGTGGATGACCTTTCCGAGATCGTGGCGCGTCAAGAGGGTGAGATCACCACGTTGAACCGCCGTGTGCATATGCTGATGCAGCGCGAGGGGGAGCGCGAAGCCTCGGGCGGCGGTGCGGTGGTGATCGGCGATGAACGTCCGCCGCATTATTGA
- the hisS gene encoding histidine--tRNA ligase, which translates to MAKPKKTPRPKAETPKGFRDYFGSEVTHRAEMLSKIAAVYHRYGFDALESSGVETVEALGKFLPDVDRPNEGVFAWQEDADADKPGDWLALRYDLTAPLARVYAQHQNDLPKPYRRYAMGPVWRNEKPGPGRFRQFYQCDADTVGAPSVAADAEICAMLADCLEEVGIERGDYVVRVNNRKVLNGVMEVAGLAGDDKEAERGIVLRAIDKLDRLGPDGVRALMGEGRKDESGDFTKGAGLDDAQAEVVMGFMDAKRPTGAETVARLRELVEGSAIGAQGVDELEMIADLLSAGGYGPDRIEIDPSVVRGLGYYTGPVYEAELTFDIQDEKGRTRNFGSVAGGGRYDDLVKRFTGQEVPATGVSIGVDRLLAALDAKGRLDKKADGPVVVTVMDKARMADYQTMVAELRQAGIRAEVYLGNPKNFGNQLKYADKRGSPVAVIEGGDEHEKGVVQIKDLILGAKLAENASLEEWKDRPSQYEVPRDQMIAKVREILDLHS; encoded by the coding sequence ATGGCCAAACCCAAAAAGACCCCACGCCCCAAGGCAGAAACGCCCAAAGGGTTCCGCGACTATTTCGGCAGCGAAGTCACACATCGCGCTGAAATGCTGTCCAAGATTGCGGCGGTCTATCATCGGTACGGCTTTGACGCCTTGGAAAGCTCCGGCGTCGAAACGGTTGAGGCATTGGGCAAGTTTCTGCCCGACGTGGATCGCCCGAACGAGGGGGTTTTTGCATGGCAGGAAGACGCGGATGCCGACAAACCCGGCGATTGGCTGGCCCTGCGCTATGACCTCACTGCGCCGCTGGCCCGCGTCTATGCGCAGCATCAAAACGATCTGCCCAAACCCTACCGCCGCTATGCGATGGGGCCGGTCTGGCGCAATGAAAAGCCGGGGCCGGGGCGGTTCCGCCAGTTTTATCAATGTGATGCGGACACCGTTGGCGCACCTTCGGTGGCCGCCGATGCCGAGATCTGCGCGATGCTGGCCGATTGTCTTGAGGAAGTCGGGATCGAGCGCGGCGATTATGTGGTGCGCGTCAACAACCGTAAAGTGCTCAACGGCGTGATGGAAGTGGCAGGCCTTGCGGGCGATGACAAAGAGGCCGAACGCGGCATCGTGCTGCGCGCGATTGACAAGCTCGACCGGCTTGGCCCGGACGGCGTGCGTGCACTGATGGGCGAGGGCCGCAAGGACGAGAGCGGCGATTTCACCAAGGGTGCAGGACTGGATGATGCGCAGGCCGAGGTGGTCATGGGTTTCATGGACGCCAAGCGGCCCACCGGAGCCGAGACAGTTGCCCGCCTGCGTGAACTGGTCGAAGGATCGGCCATCGGGGCGCAAGGCGTCGATGAGTTGGAAATGATCGCCGATCTGCTGAGCGCAGGCGGCTACGGCCCCGACCGGATCGAGATTGACCCCTCCGTTGTGCGCGGCCTTGGCTATTACACCGGCCCTGTCTACGAGGCCGAATTAACCTTTGACATTCAGGATGAAAAGGGACGCACCCGCAACTTTGGCTCCGTCGCGGGGGGCGGGCGTTACGACGATCTGGTCAAACGCTTCACCGGTCAGGAAGTGCCTGCAACGGGCGTTTCCATCGGCGTGGACCGCCTGTTGGCCGCGCTGGATGCCAAGGGGCGTCTGGACAAAAAGGCAGATGGCCCGGTGGTTGTCACCGTGATGGATAAGGCCCGCATGGCCGATTATCAGACCATGGTGGCCGAGCTGCGGCAGGCGGGGATCCGCGCCGAGGTTTACCTTGGCAATCCCAAGAACTTCGGAAACCAGCTCAAATACGCCGACAAACGCGGCTCCCCTGTTGCGGTGATCGAAGGCGGGGACGAGCATGAAAAAGGCGTGGTGCAGATCAAGGATTTGATCCTTGGCGCCAAACTGGCCGAGAACGCCAGTCTGGAAGAATGGAAAGACCGCCCCAGCCAGTACGAAGTGCCGCGCGATCAGATGATTGCCAAGGTGCGCGAAATTCTGGATCTGCACAGCTGA
- a CDS encoding ATP phosphoribosyltransferase regulatory subunit translates to MPTRSETLACAAGLRAMFEAQGAALVEPPILQPADTLLELYGEDIRARAYVTSDALRGEQMLRPDFTVPVVQMHMSEGAEPARYTYAGEVFRRQEHDPSRANEYIQVGYEVFDRADPAAADAEVFALIAEGLKGLPVAPVTGDIGVLMAAVEGLNTTARRKHALMRHIWRPRRFRGLLERFAGRTPVPPSRAALLAGKAPKGGPLVGLRSAAEIDARVAALREDAAAPAISARDVDLIEVLLEVRETMPNALSRLHDLAVDLPSIAPAVARVAAREKALQARGVNTGDLIFEASYGRASMEYYDGFVFGFRAEARPDLPAIASGGRYDALTRQLGQGDEIPAVGGVMRPGLMLQLEGKA, encoded by the coding sequence ATGCCGACCCGTTCTGAAACACTGGCCTGCGCTGCGGGTCTGCGGGCGATGTTCGAGGCACAGGGCGCAGCTTTGGTTGAACCACCGATCCTGCAACCCGCCGATACCCTGCTGGAACTTTACGGCGAGGATATCCGCGCCCGCGCCTATGTGACCTCCGACGCTTTGCGGGGCGAGCAGATGCTGCGCCCCGACTTCACCGTGCCGGTGGTGCAAATGCACATGAGCGAAGGCGCAGAACCGGCCCGCTATACCTACGCGGGCGAAGTTTTCCGGCGGCAGGAACATGACCCCAGCCGCGCCAATGAATATATTCAGGTTGGGTACGAGGTCTTTGACCGCGCCGATCCGGCCGCCGCGGATGCGGAGGTTTTTGCCTTGATCGCGGAAGGGCTGAAAGGCCTGCCCGTGGCACCTGTCACGGGTGATATCGGCGTGCTGATGGCCGCGGTAGAGGGGCTGAATACCACCGCGCGGCGCAAACATGCCCTGATGCGGCACATCTGGCGGCCGCGCCGCTTTCGTGGATTGCTCGAACGGTTTGCAGGCCGCACGCCGGTGCCGCCCTCCCGCGCCGCGCTTCTGGCCGGAAAGGCCCCGAAAGGCGGGCCGCTTGTGGGGTTGCGCAGCGCCGCAGAGATTGACGCCCGCGTCGCCGCCCTGCGCGAGGACGCCGCCGCCCCTGCGATTTCAGCCCGCGATGTGGACCTGATCGAAGTGCTGCTTGAAGTGCGCGAAACCATGCCCAACGCCCTCAGCCGCCTGCATGATCTGGCGGTGGATCTGCCCTCCATCGCGCCGGCTGTGGCGCGGGTGGCTGCGCGGGAAAAGGCACTGCAGGCCCGCGGTGTGAACACCGGTGATCTGATCTTCGAGGCCAGCTATGGCCGCGCCTCGATGGAGTATTACGACGGCTTTGTCTTTGGGTTCCGCGCCGAGGCCCGACCCGATTTGCCTGCGATTGCCAGCGGCGGACGCTATGACGCGCTGACCCGGCAATTGGGGCAGGGCGACGAGATCCCCGCCGTCGGCGGCGTGATGCGCCCCGGATTGATGCTGCAACTGGAGGGCAAGGCATGA
- the hisG gene encoding ATP phosphoribosyltransferase: MTLKLGVPSKGRLMEKTFEWFGARGITLQRTGNEREYAGAVDGIDNVSLILLSAGEIPRELAAGRIHLGVTGTDLVREKLALWDQLVEPMEELQFGHADLIIAVPQAWIDVDTLDDLDAAAAAFRQHHGFRMRIATKYHRLVRDFLRSGGVADYALVDSQGATEGTVKNETAEAVADITSSGETLRANHLKILSDGLVLQSQATLWRSRVAEMSDLDRKTLGEINRRLG; the protein is encoded by the coding sequence ATGACGCTGAAACTTGGCGTGCCGTCCAAGGGGCGGCTGATGGAAAAGACCTTTGAATGGTTCGGCGCGCGCGGCATCACCCTGCAGCGCACCGGCAACGAACGGGAATATGCGGGCGCGGTTGACGGCATCGACAACGTCAGCCTGATTTTGCTGTCCGCCGGGGAAATCCCCCGCGAACTGGCCGCAGGGCGCATTCATCTGGGCGTGACCGGCACCGATCTGGTACGCGAAAAACTGGCGCTTTGGGACCAATTGGTCGAACCGATGGAGGAGCTGCAGTTTGGCCATGCCGATCTGATCATCGCGGTGCCGCAGGCATGGATCGATGTGGACACGCTGGATGATCTGGACGCCGCCGCCGCGGCCTTCCGCCAGCATCACGGGTTCCGGATGCGCATCGCGACCAAATATCACCGGCTGGTGCGGGATTTCCTGCGCAGCGGCGGCGTGGCCGATTATGCACTGGTCGACAGCCAGGGCGCGACCGAAGGCACCGTGAAAAACGAAACCGCCGAGGCCGTGGCGGATATCACCTCAAGCGGCGAAACCCTGCGGGCCAACCATCTGAAAATCCTTAGCGATGGATTGGTCTTGCAGTCACAAGCCACCCTCTGGCGCAGCCGTGTGGCGGAGATGAGCGATCTCGATCGCAAAACCCTTGGCGAGATCAATCGCCGTTTGGGGTGA